The genomic stretch GCCGCATACGGTCACGGAGGGCGTCCTGTACTAGGGGTGCTTCAGCAGCTATTCGTTGGCTCACATCacctgtgaaaaaaaaaaaaaaatactataaACACAAGAGCCTAAGCATATACTGACTAAGCAAACAACAGACAAGTACCTGAACTCTCTCCCGTTGGTTCAGTGACGCTACTGTCATCCGCTTCCCTGCAATGTTCCAAGTTTTGACGTAGCTTAGAAAAGGTGTTCCACTATGTATGTGGTTTAGAAACTTACGGAGCAGATAACATTTGTTGTCGGCTCTGATCTGGTGGCTCGGGTGGTAGAGGCACTACGTCTGCTTCGGAATACCTGACTTATGAGCTAAGTTCCATTTAGCTTGCTGTCCAGTATTTCGCTCGTTAATAAATGCAGAGTTTTAAGAAACAACAAAAAGGAACTACTTAGAGCTGCGGGTCCACGCTATATTCaatttttttctcatttttttacTTGACAACACATCCCCCCAAAAGGATACTGTGGTCCTCCGTAGGTCTCGCTATCGTCACCATCGACGTCCAACTCAACGTCGACGTCTTCATCCTCTTGAGTTCGTGTAATGAGTCCAGCAGCTTGAAAGCCCCCTTCGAGCATGGACGTTGCTCGGATACGGGTCTGTCCTGCCCACTCGTACTCTTCGAAAGTACCGTTATCTCCGCTCTACGGGACAAAAAGAGTTTGATTGCTTTAtagtggattggattggctaACATACCTCTTCACTGTTGCGCAGGCATGCATCAACATGGTCAGCCAAGATCTCGGGAGAGCCTACAATGGTGTCCTGGCAGACGGGGCACTGCGTCGATTCTTCTCCTTCACGTCCGTTGACTGCGGATGATTTGTGTCAGAGGGGGGGTTGTTCTGGAAGCATCACTCACCGGAATCGCGTAGCCGTCTCCTGCGAGCGCTTCTATTGGCTCTAATTCTGCGTAAAGACTGTAGTGCATGCTGTTAGTTGAAGGGAAATGAAAACACAGTTTTTTTGTCTTATGTTCTTACATCTCTGCTGTTGTTCCTAGGACTAGCTGTGCTCCTCCGTTCTCTGCTTCTACAACAAATAAGTTCAACACGTCAACGTTCAACAACGCTGCCG from Ornithodoros turicata isolate Travis chromosome 4, ASM3712646v1, whole genome shotgun sequence encodes the following:
- the LOC135390828 gene encoding E3 ubiquitin-protein ligase RNF220-like, with the translated sequence MNAKETVTVSGSTSKMLDVESDNKHAEDTESGLGHGAGPRILRRQLPRKNPVECPLCGLSLRPSELQQHYELELERLAKITKSRERRSTASPRNNSRDSLRRIRANRSARRRRLRDSVNGREGEESTQCPVCQDTIVGSPEILADHVDACLRNSEESGDNGTFEEYEWAGQTRIRATSMLEGGFQAAGLITRTQEDEDVDVELDVDGDDSETYGGPQYSEADVVPLPPEPPDQSRQQMLSAPEADDSSVTEPTGESSGDVSQRIAAEAPLVQDALRDRMRQLENPHVRCLVCLEPYREPAVSVCCWHVYCKDCWLHTLGAKKLCPQCNSITSPADLRRIYL